A window of the Drosophila simulans strain w501 chromosome 2L, Prin_Dsim_3.1, whole genome shotgun sequence genome harbors these coding sequences:
- the LOC6731994 gene encoding accessory gland peptide Acp33A has translation MLPSKQVPFLFTIILFLAGLGQHTAERVLPDCVLYPRCLITKDPCCM, from the coding sequence ATGCTACCTTCCAAGCAAGTTCCATTTTTGTTCACCATAATCCTGTTTCTGGCTGGACTGGGTCAGCACACAGCTGAAAGAGTACTCCCAGACTGCGTTCTTTATCCAAGATGCCTGATCACAAAGGACCCGTGTTGCATGTAA